From the genome of Brienomyrus brachyistius isolate T26 chromosome 8, BBRACH_0.4, whole genome shotgun sequence, one region includes:
- the LOC125747819 gene encoding spermatogenesis-associated protein 2-like isoform X1: MEVNLREGLFQKYVQWLERRLDEGLQEDGGEEGAGRLGEPQLLAEAGTLLATRLPEPAQRFRVLPFYQVAENALSGRRGTGLQGLETAFGMLETVCVNLLLFPWKKEFRCIKTFTGPYVYYLKEALCDADLRCLLHSMGYTREQELRLRAGDPPGGTAHLRRLAFELFLARAECRLLSEAAARRRGANAEAEALEARRGGVEELEVRRGGVGREEGRWRAHAERDRDRERAYLRRSARASRSVDVADSSGSWQPPPRPVLRASLSLRKEPRCLEPDTGPVEPPQAGPLPGRPRLQPRTPPVAAEPPQAFTLSSLDEPDLYIERGPPLQQPLAPPPPPRRPASRDFWGPRGQGVKCRGCGRWCGAPVAALQGEGLLCASCRPEAPQDYPKPCPRPPNGPEKPPIAPRPYLGKSASAVPSVNCMGAGILRCGFCNKPGASHTCISCSKVSCGTCVSLYAKDACGRRNPQHSFASHQQLGCRPGVLSHLVYR, translated from the exons GAGGGGCTGCAGGAGgacgggggggaggagggggccgGCAGGCTGGGGGAGCCGCAGCTGCTGGCGGAGGCGGGGACCTTGCTGGCGACGCGCCTCCCAGAGCCAGCCCAGCGCTTCCGTGTGCTGCCCTTCTACCAGGTGGCAGAGAACGCGCTGAGTGGCCGCAGAGGGACGGGCCTGCAGGGGCTGGAGACTGCTTTCGGCATGCTGGAGACCGTCTGCGTCAACCTGCTGCTCTTCCCCTGGAAGAAGGAGTTCCGCTGCATCAAG ACCTTCACAGGCCCCTACGTGTATTACCTAAAGGAAGCGCTGTGTGATGCGGACCTGCGCTGCCTGCTGCACTCCATGGGCTACACACGGGAGCAGGAGCTGCGGCTGCGTGCCGGGGACCCCCCCGGGGGCACGGCTCATCTGCGCCGGCTGGCCTTCGAGCTCTTCCTGGCGCGTGCAGAGTGCCGTTTGCTGAGTGAGGCAGCGGCCCGGCGCAGGGGCGCCAACGCGGAGGCGGAGGCCCTGGAAGCGAGGCGTGGGGgcgtggaggagctggaggtcaGGCGTGGGGGCGTTGGCAGGGAGGAAGGCCGTTGGCGGGCCCATGCAGAGCGGGATCGCGACAGGGAGCGGGCGTACCTGCGCAGGAGTGCCCGCGCATCCCGCTCTGTGGACGTGGCAGACAGCAGTGGTagctggcagccccccccccggccagtGCTGCGTGCCTCGCTGAGCCTGCGCAAAGAGCCACGCTGCCTGGAGCCGGACACGGGCCCTGTGGAGCCTCCCCAGGCCGGCCCTCTGCCCGGGCGGCCCCGCCTACAGCCACGCACCCCTCCCGTCGCTGCTGAGCCCCCACAGGCCTTCACCCTGAGTTCCCTGGATGAGCCGGACCTATACATAGAGCGTGGGCCCCCCCTCCAGCAGCCACTGGcaccaccgccccccccacGTCGCCCCGCTTCCCGTGACTTCTGGGGGCCCAGGGGCCAGGGAGTTAAGTGCCGGGGCTGCGGGCGCTGGTGCGGGGCCCCAGTTGCAGCTCTGCAGGGAGAGGGCCTCCTGTGTGCCTCCTGCAGGCCCGAGGCCCCGCAGGACTACCCCAAGCCCTGCCCCCGGCCCCCAAACGGTCCAGAGAAGCCCCCCATCGCCCCTCGGCCATATCTGGGCAAGTCGGCCAGCGCCGTCCCCTCGGTCAACTGCATGGGGGCCGGCATCCTGCGGTGCGGCTTCTGCAACAAACCCGGCGCCTCCCACACGTGCATCAGCTGCTCCAAGGTGTCATGCGGCACCTGCGTTAGTCTTTACGCCAAGGACGCCTGCGGCCGCAGGAACCCGCAGCACAGCTTCGCCTCGCACCAGCAGCTGGGCTGCCGCCCTGGTGTCCTCTCACACCTGGTGTACCGCTGA
- the LOC125747819 gene encoding spermatogenesis-associated protein 2-like isoform X2, whose protein sequence is MRRSGAHETERRPRVHLLGARGRRSTARRALDRCCTTFTGPYVYYLKEALCDADLRCLLHSMGYTREQELRLRAGDPPGGTAHLRRLAFELFLARAECRLLSEAAARRRGANAEAEALEARRGGVEELEVRRGGVGREEGRWRAHAERDRDRERAYLRRSARASRSVDVADSSGSWQPPPRPVLRASLSLRKEPRCLEPDTGPVEPPQAGPLPGRPRLQPRTPPVAAEPPQAFTLSSLDEPDLYIERGPPLQQPLAPPPPPRRPASRDFWGPRGQGVKCRGCGRWCGAPVAALQGEGLLCASCRPEAPQDYPKPCPRPPNGPEKPPIAPRPYLGKSASAVPSVNCMGAGILRCGFCNKPGASHTCISCSKVSCGTCVSLYAKDACGRRNPQHSFASHQQLGCRPGVLSHLVYR, encoded by the coding sequence ACCTTCACAGGCCCCTACGTGTATTACCTAAAGGAAGCGCTGTGTGATGCGGACCTGCGCTGCCTGCTGCACTCCATGGGCTACACACGGGAGCAGGAGCTGCGGCTGCGTGCCGGGGACCCCCCCGGGGGCACGGCTCATCTGCGCCGGCTGGCCTTCGAGCTCTTCCTGGCGCGTGCAGAGTGCCGTTTGCTGAGTGAGGCAGCGGCCCGGCGCAGGGGCGCCAACGCGGAGGCGGAGGCCCTGGAAGCGAGGCGTGGGGgcgtggaggagctggaggtcaGGCGTGGGGGCGTTGGCAGGGAGGAAGGCCGTTGGCGGGCCCATGCAGAGCGGGATCGCGACAGGGAGCGGGCGTACCTGCGCAGGAGTGCCCGCGCATCCCGCTCTGTGGACGTGGCAGACAGCAGTGGTagctggcagccccccccccggccagtGCTGCGTGCCTCGCTGAGCCTGCGCAAAGAGCCACGCTGCCTGGAGCCGGACACGGGCCCTGTGGAGCCTCCCCAGGCCGGCCCTCTGCCCGGGCGGCCCCGCCTACAGCCACGCACCCCTCCCGTCGCTGCTGAGCCCCCACAGGCCTTCACCCTGAGTTCCCTGGATGAGCCGGACCTATACATAGAGCGTGGGCCCCCCCTCCAGCAGCCACTGGcaccaccgccccccccacGTCGCCCCGCTTCCCGTGACTTCTGGGGGCCCAGGGGCCAGGGAGTTAAGTGCCGGGGCTGCGGGCGCTGGTGCGGGGCCCCAGTTGCAGCTCTGCAGGGAGAGGGCCTCCTGTGTGCCTCCTGCAGGCCCGAGGCCCCGCAGGACTACCCCAAGCCCTGCCCCCGGCCCCCAAACGGTCCAGAGAAGCCCCCCATCGCCCCTCGGCCATATCTGGGCAAGTCGGCCAGCGCCGTCCCCTCGGTCAACTGCATGGGGGCCGGCATCCTGCGGTGCGGCTTCTGCAACAAACCCGGCGCCTCCCACACGTGCATCAGCTGCTCCAAGGTGTCATGCGGCACCTGCGTTAGTCTTTACGCCAAGGACGCCTGCGGCCGCAGGAACCCGCAGCACAGCTTCGCCTCGCACCAGCAGCTGGGCTGCCGCCCTGGTGTCCTCTCACACCTGGTGTACCGCTGA
- the LOC125747658 gene encoding opsin-5-like has translation MGNTSKTSLFVSTISAEHDFLMGTLYSTFCVLSLLANGVLLSVACCRKSSLKPAEFFIINLSISDLGMTVTLFPLATSSSFARRWLFGEITCTYYAFCGVLFALCSLTNLTILSAVCCLKVCFPHYGNRFSSSHARVLVLGAWCYAVVFAVGPMAEWGRYGPEPYGTACCVDWHVPRGDAHAVTYVVALFLFGYAVPCTVILTSYAFILLTVRGSHLAMRQHMSPQSTVSNAHVLIVKLSVAVCAGFLAAWSPYAVVAIWAASSGTAQVPPVAFALAAIFAKSSTVYNPIVYLLFKPNFRKSLYRGAAHFRGRLQQGRTSQRNHGDISHSTHLSDGPHDWHGRCRHCVEDGALCVAPAQRTARVLVVSAHSEVRVSQISDRLHCDFL, from the exons ATGGGAAATACATCGAAAACAAGCTTGTTTGTTTCCACCATCTCAGCAGAACATGACTTCCTCATGGGGACTCTATACAGCACTTTCT GTGTCCTCTCCTTGCTGGCTAATGGCGTACTGTTGTCAGTTGCCTGCTGCAGGAAGTCGTCGCTGAAGCCGGCTGAGTTCTTCATCATAAACCTGTCCATCAGCGACTTAGGGATGACCGTCACCCTCTTCCCCCTGGCCACATCCTCCTCTTTCGCCCGCAG GTGGCTGTTCGGTGAGATCACCTGCACTTACTATGCATTCTGCGGGGTTCTCTTCGCCCTGTGCAGCCTGACCAACCTCACCATCCTGTCGGCCGTCTGCTGCCTCAAAGTCTGCTTCCCACATTACG GTAACCGGTTCTCCTCCTCCCACGCCCGTGTCCTGGTCCTGGGGGCATGGTGCTACGCTGTGGTCTTTGCCGTGGGGCCGATGGCTGAGTGGGGTCGCTACGGGCCGGAGCCGTATGGCACAGCATGCTGCGTGGACTGGCACGTGCCCCGTGGGGACGCACACGCAGTGACCTATGTGGTAGCCCTCTTCCTGTTTGGCTACGCGGTGCCCTGCACCGTCATCCTCACCTCGTACGCCTTCATCCTGCTGACGGTGCGCGGCTCACACCTGGCCATGCGGCAGCACATGTCCCCACAGAGCACGGTCTCCAACGCCCATGTACTCATCGTCAAG CTCTCCGTGGCAGTGTGCGCCGGCTTCCTGGCCGCATGGAGCCCCTACGCCGTGGTGGCCATTTGGGCAGCCAGCAGCGGCACCGCCCAGGTGCCCCCggttgccttcgccctggcagCCATCTTTGCCAAGTCCTCCACCGTCTACAACCCCATCGTCTACCTGTTGTTCAAGCCCAACTTCCGCAAGTCACTGTACCGGGGTGCGGCGCACTTCCGGGGCCGACTCCAGCAAGGCCGGACCTCCCAGCGTAACCACGGAGACATCAGCCATTCTACGCACTTGTCTGATGGTCCGCACGACTGGCACGGAAGGTGCCGGCACTGTGTGGAGGATGGGGCGCTCTGCGTGGCGCCGGCACAGAGGACTGCTCGTGTCCTGGTGGTTTCAGCCCACAGCGAGGTACGCGTCAGCCAGATCTCCGACAGACTTCACTGCGACTTCCTCTGA